One genomic window of Providencia hangzhouensis includes the following:
- the lptC gene encoding LPS export ABC transporter periplasmic protein LptC, translated as MSNAKKWLIVILSLVVLGLIGWNLAGNDSDSAEDKVINDGQPNYQTDDSVTFVYNPTGNLAYKLVSEKIDNYTEGKITWFSKPVLTTYNEAGEPTWTVKAFKARLTNDRILYLYSDVQVDSLTKESQIQRITTESAVVNLTTQDVSSDDKVTIIGHGLNSTGMKMKGNLRTKTAELIEDVKTHYVLQPEEH; from the coding sequence ATGAGCAATGCGAAGAAGTGGTTAATTGTTATTTTATCCTTAGTAGTATTAGGCCTTATCGGCTGGAATTTAGCGGGTAATGATTCCGACAGTGCAGAGGATAAAGTAATTAATGATGGGCAACCTAATTATCAAACTGATGATTCAGTGACTTTTGTCTATAATCCAACGGGTAATTTAGCGTATAAACTCGTTTCAGAGAAAATAGATAATTATACTGAAGGAAAAATCACGTGGTTTTCGAAACCAGTTCTAACCACTTATAACGAAGCTGGCGAGCCAACCTGGACGGTTAAGGCTTTCAAAGCACGGTTAACGAACGATAGAATTCTCTATTTATATAGCGATGTTCAGGTTGATAGCTTAACCAAAGAGTCGCAGATCCAACGAATTACAACTGAGAGTGCAGTTGTCAATTTGACAACACAAGACGTTTCATCTGATGATAAAGTGACCATTATTGGACATGGTCTCAATTCTACCGGTATGAAAATGAAGGGAAACCTTCGTACAAAAACGGCTGAATTAATCGAAGATGTAAAAACTCATTATGTGTTACAACCAGAAGAGCATTAA
- the lptB gene encoding LPS export ABC transporter ATP-binding protein codes for MATLTAENLAKAYKKRKVVEDVSLEVKSGEIVGLLGPNGAGKTTTFYMVVGIVQRDAGKIMIDGEDISLLPLHERARRGIGYLPQEASIFRRLSVYDNLMAVLEIREDLSSQQRKERAEELMEEFSITHLRDSMGQSLSGGERRRVEIARALAANPKFILLDEPFAGVDPISVLDIKKIIQHLRDYGLGVLITDHNVRETLDVCERAYIVSQGHLIAHGSPTMILENEQVKRVYLGEGFRL; via the coding sequence ATGGCGACACTAACCGCTGAAAATCTAGCTAAAGCCTATAAAAAACGTAAAGTCGTTGAAGATGTCAGCTTGGAAGTTAAATCAGGTGAAATCGTTGGCTTATTGGGGCCAAATGGTGCCGGTAAAACAACGACCTTTTATATGGTGGTGGGTATTGTTCAGCGGGACGCTGGCAAAATTATGATTGATGGTGAAGATATCAGCCTTCTACCGCTGCATGAACGTGCGCGCCGTGGAATTGGTTATCTTCCTCAAGAAGCCTCAATTTTTCGCCGCCTCAGTGTTTATGATAACTTAATGGCTGTGTTAGAAATTCGCGAAGATTTGAGTTCCCAGCAACGTAAAGAACGTGCTGAAGAACTGATGGAAGAATTTAGTATTACTCATCTTCGCGACAGCATGGGGCAGTCGCTATCCGGTGGGGAGCGCCGCCGTGTGGAAATTGCTCGTGCACTTGCTGCTAACCCAAAATTTATTTTATTAGACGAACCTTTTGCGGGTGTTGACCCTATTTCCGTCTTAGATATCAAAAAAATTATTCAGCACTTAAGGGATTACGGCCTCGGTGTGCTAATCACCGACCATAACGTGCGTGAAACCTTAGATGTGTGTGAAAGAGCCTATATTGTCAGCCAAGGGCACTTAATTGCTCATGGGTCACCAACCATGATCTTAGAGAACGAGCAAGTAAAACGTGTATACTTGGGTGAAGGTTTCCGGTTATAA
- the kdsD gene encoding arabinose-5-phosphate isomerase KdsD: MSNFDFQKVGKEVLHIEHEGLKNLEQYINTDFDNACQLIFNCEGKVVVMGMGKSGHIGRKIAATLASTGTPSFFVHPGEASHGDLGMITHKDVVLAISNSGESGEILALLPVLKRIKVPLICMTNNPESNMGKYADVHLCIKVPQEACPLGLAPTTSTTATLVMGDALAIALLTARGFTANDFALSHPGGALGRKLLLLVRDLMNTGDEIPHIPKSASLREALVEITRKKLGMTVICDDDMNIEGIFTDGDLRRIFDMGIDLNNAKIADLMTPGGIRVSPTMLAVEALNLMQSRHVTSLLVANDNKLVGVLHMHDLLQAGVV, from the coding sequence ATGTCAAACTTCGATTTTCAGAAAGTAGGTAAAGAAGTTCTCCATATCGAACACGAAGGTTTAAAAAACCTAGAACAATATATCAATACTGACTTTGACAACGCTTGCCAGCTTATTTTTAACTGTGAAGGCAAAGTCGTCGTAATGGGAATGGGGAAATCGGGGCATATTGGCCGTAAAATTGCCGCTACACTAGCAAGTACAGGAACGCCATCATTTTTTGTTCACCCAGGGGAAGCTAGCCACGGTGACCTTGGGATGATTACTCATAAAGATGTTGTGTTAGCTATTTCAAATTCTGGCGAGTCAGGGGAAATTTTAGCCTTACTTCCTGTTTTAAAAAGAATTAAAGTGCCTTTAATCTGTATGACTAACAACCCTGAAAGTAATATGGGAAAATATGCAGATGTCCACTTGTGTATCAAAGTACCTCAAGAAGCCTGTCCTTTGGGGCTAGCACCGACCACGAGTACAACAGCGACACTTGTAATGGGAGATGCATTAGCTATTGCCTTATTAACTGCACGCGGGTTCACGGCGAATGATTTTGCGCTTTCGCATCCAGGTGGCGCACTTGGGCGCAAACTTTTACTCCTCGTTCGTGATTTAATGAATACGGGTGATGAAATCCCCCATATTCCTAAAAGCGCGTCTTTACGTGAGGCTTTAGTGGAAATCACCCGTAAAAAACTGGGGATGACAGTCATTTGTGATGATGACATGAATATTGAAGGTATTTTCACTGATGGGGATTTACGCCGTATCTTTGATATGGGAATCGACCTAAATAACGCTAAGATTGCTGATTTAATGACCCCCGGTGGAATTCGGGTATCACCAACAATGTTAGCGGTTGAAGCACTAAATTTAATGCAATCTCGGCACGTGACTTCGTTATTAGTCGCAAATGATAATAAATTAGTCGGTGTGCTACATATGCATGATCTGCTACAAGCCGGTGTTGTATAA
- the lptA gene encoding lipopolysaccharide ABC transporter substrate-binding protein LptA, with the protein MNQVTKKRFIQGAVASAILALSLPAMALKSDTQQPMTINSVKQSLDLEKNVTTFTDDVVIKQGSIDIRANKVVVTRPSSDSDKIVIEAFGTPVTFYQLQDDGKPIKGHASKARYEVDKQLVTLTGNAYLEQLDSNIQGDKITYLVPTQQMEAFSDKGKRVTTVILPAQLQEKGPAANKNSSASKSK; encoded by the coding sequence ATGAATCAAGTAACTAAGAAACGTTTTATTCAAGGAGCTGTTGCCAGTGCAATTTTGGCTCTTAGCCTACCTGCGATGGCATTAAAAAGTGATACGCAGCAGCCAATGACGATTAATTCGGTCAAACAATCTCTTGATTTAGAAAAAAACGTCACCACCTTTACTGATGATGTTGTTATTAAACAAGGTTCTATTGATATCAGAGCCAATAAAGTGGTTGTAACACGTCCAAGTAGTGACTCGGATAAAATTGTGATTGAGGCCTTTGGGACCCCGGTTACCTTTTACCAATTACAGGATGATGGTAAACCGATTAAAGGCCATGCCAGCAAAGCCCGTTATGAGGTTGATAAACAACTCGTCACATTAACAGGTAATGCCTATCTTGAGCAGTTAGACAGCAATATTCAGGGTGACAAAATTACCTATTTAGTTCCAACGCAACAAATGGAAGCGTTTAGTGATAAAGGTAAACGCGTCACCACCGTGATACTGCCGGCACAATTGCAAGAAAAAGGCCCTGCGGCAAATAAAAATTCATCAGCAAGTAAGAGTAAATAA
- the kdsC gene encoding 3-deoxy-manno-octulosonate-8-phosphatase KdsC produces MTSTFLETCYGPVANTVLNKAEKIKLLICDVDGVMSDGLVYMGNNGEELKAFNVRDGYGIRCLLTSGIEVAIITGRKAKLLEDRAQTLGITYLYQGQSDKLLAYYELLDTLQLSAEEIAYIGDDLIDWPVMAKVGLSVAVADAHPLLLPRADYVTRIGGGKGAVRELCDLILLSQDKLEEAKGLSI; encoded by the coding sequence ATGACGTCTACCTTTTTGGAAACCTGCTATGGCCCTGTTGCCAATACTGTTTTAAATAAAGCAGAAAAAATCAAATTACTGATCTGTGATGTTGATGGTGTCATGTCAGATGGCTTGGTCTATATGGGGAATAATGGCGAGGAACTCAAAGCTTTTAATGTCCGTGACGGCTATGGGATACGCTGCTTATTAACTTCCGGTATTGAAGTCGCCATCATAACAGGAAGAAAAGCGAAACTTCTTGAAGATAGGGCTCAAACATTAGGCATTACATATCTTTACCAAGGTCAAAGCGATAAGCTTTTGGCGTATTACGAACTGTTAGATACACTACAATTATCAGCTGAAGAAATAGCTTATATTGGAGACGATCTGATTGACTGGCCTGTTATGGCCAAAGTAGGCTTATCCGTCGCCGTCGCTGATGCCCATCCTTTGTTATTACCGAGAGCTGATTACGTGACTCGTATTGGTGGGGGAAAAGGTGCAGTCCGCGAACTTTGTGACCTTATTTTGCTTTCTCAAGACAAACTGGAAGAAGCAAAAGGTTTATCAATATAA